The DNA region GCCGGCAGGCGAGGGGCCCGCCCTCGGTCGAGCCCTCGGCCGTCGTGTCAGTCGTTGATCGCCCTGCGCACCACATCGGGCTTGTTGGTGATGATGCCGTCCACCCCGAAGCCCGCGACCCGCCGCGCAGCGGCGGCCTCGTCCACGGTCCACGTGAAGATCTCCAGGCGCTTGCCGTGCACGCCCTTGAGCCGGTGGATCGCGGAGACGTAGTCGGCGGAGATGGACGTGTGCGTCGAGTTGATCTGGTCCGCGAACTTCGCGTACGCCGGGAGGTCGGCGGTCGCCGGCGTGCCCAGGAAGCCGGTCTTGATGTCGGGCCGCTGGGCGTGCACCTTCTTGATGCTGTCCGCGCTGAAGCTCTGGACGACCAGCTTGTTCTTGACGTGGTGGCGGTCCAGCCAGCCGGTCTTGCGCAGCACCCGCAGGGTGTCCCGCTCGATCCCGGGGTACAGCTCGGGCTTCTTGATCTCCAGGACGAGGCTCTGGTGGTTGCGCGAGACGCGGTTCATGTACTGCGTGAGCGTCGGCACGCGCGCGCCCTTGTACTTCTCTCCGAACCAGCTGCCCGCGTCCAGTTTGGCGATCTCCGCCGCGGTGAAGTCTTTCACCTTCCACGGGGAGCGGTCGGGGAAGACCTCCTCGACGTTCGTCGTCCGCTTCAGGTTGTCGTCGTGGACGATCACCAGCACGCCGTCCTTGGTGCGCTGGACGTCGTTCTCGACCCAGCGGAAGCCCATGCGGGCGGCCTTGTCGATGGCGGCGAGGGTGTTCTCGGGGGCGTAGGCGGAGGCTCCGCGGTGGGCCACGACTGTGGGGTTCCTGTGCGCGGCGGAGGAGGCGGCGACGGCGGTGTCGGCGGGGGCCTGGGCGCTGGCGGTGGAGGGGAGGACGAGTGCTCCTGCTCCCAGGAGTGCGGCGGTCGTGGCGGCTGCGGCGCGTGCGTGCACGGGTTCTCCTCGCGTCATGAGCTCACGGTTCGCTTGAGAATGACAGTGCACGGCCAACTACGGACAGGTACAGGATGGCCACACGTTGAACACCGGCCCCCCAAGTGGGGACCCCAGGCGCGGAACCCGTGTTTCTTTGCCGGAAAATCGGTCGTGCGTTCACGGCCGAGCCCTACTCTCACCTCAGCCGACGGCCCGTCACCCGGCCGTCGGCCGGAGGCAGGCAGGGTGATCCGGGACATCCAGGTACGACAGGCGGAAGGGCTACCGCTCATGGAGGGCACGGTCGACGGCTTCAGCTACGGATTCGTCACGCCTGTGGTCGCCTATCTGATGGCCTGCCTGGGCGGCGCGCTCGGCCTGCGCTGCACCACGCGGTCACTGTTGGTCGCGCACTCCTGGCGGCCCGGCTGGCTCGCGCTCGGCTCGGCCGCCATCGGCTCGGGCATCTGGACGATGCACTTCATCGCGATGATGGGCTTCAGCGTCGAGGGGACCCCGATCCGCTACGACCGGGCGACGACCTTCGCGAGCCTGGCCGTCGCCATCGTCATGGTCGGCGTCGGGATCTTCATCGTCGGCTACCGCGGTGCCAGCGGAGCGGCGCTCTTCACCGGCGGCACCATCACAGGGCTCGGCATCGCCTCGATGCACTACCTGGGGATGGCCGGTATGCGTCTTGGCGGCAGGCTTCAGTACAACACCCTGACCGTCGCCGCCTCCGTGGTGATCGCCGTCGTCGCCGCCATCGCCGCCCTCTGGGCCGCGGGTCAGGTCAGGGGCTTCCTGTGGAGCCTCGGCGCCAGCCTCGTCATGGGTCTCGCCGTCAGCGGCATGCACTACACCGGCATGGCCGCCGTCACCGTCCACCTGCACGGCCGCTCCACCGCGCCGCCCGGCGACTCGTCCCCCGAGATCCTCGCCCCCCTCATGGTCGGCCCCCTCGCCTTCCTGCTGCTCGCGGGCGTCATCGTGATGTTCGACCCGCTGATGATGCTGGGCAAGGCCGACCTGAAGGCCGCGGCGGCCCGCCCCGGCACCGCCTCCTACCCCGTGCCCCGCTCCGGCGACCGCCAGTTCGGCGGACACGTCAGCCGCCGGCCCGCCCCGCGCCCCAGCCGCAGGATCCGCCGCAGAACGGGGGCGCGGACACCGCAGAAGTGGTGAGCGCGGGGGCGTTGTCAGTGGGGGGTCGTACGGTGGGTTCCATGCGGCCCGTATCGAAGATCGAACGCACGGTGGCACCTTTCGAGGTCGTCAGCCCGTACCAGCCCAGTGGCGACCAGCCCACGGCCATCGCCGACCTGGAGAAGCGCATCCGCGCGGGCGAGAAGGACGTCGTCCTGCTCGGCGCCACCGGCACCGGCAAGTCGGCCACCACCGCGTGGATGATCGAGAAGCTCCAGCGCCCCACCCTCGTGATGGCGCCGAACAAGACCCTGGCCGCCCAGTTGGCCAACGAGTTCCGCGAGCTGCTGCCGAACAACGCCGTCGAGTACTTCGTCTCGTACTACGACTACTACCAGCCCGAGGCCTACGTCCCCCAGTCGGACACGTACATCGAGAAGGACTCCTCGATCAACGAGGAGGTCGAGCGCCTGCGCCACTCCGCGACGAACTCCCTGCTCACCCGCCGCGACGTCATCGTGGTCGCCTCCGTCTCCTGCATCTACGGCCTCGGCACCCCGCAGGAGTACGTGGACCGGATGGTCCCGCTCAAGGTCGGCGACGAGATCGACCGCGACCAGCTCCTGCGCCGCTTCGTCGACATCCAGTACACCCGCAACGACCTCGCCTTCACCCGCGGCACCTTCCGGGTCCGCGGCGACACCATCGAGATCTTCCCGGTGTACGAGGAACTGGCCGTGCGCATCGAGATGTTCGGCGACGAGATCGAGGCGCTCTCCACCCTGCACCCGCTGACCGGCGAGGTCATCAGCGACGACGACCACCTGTACGTCTTCCCGGCGTCCCACTACGTGGCGGGCCCCGAGCGCATGGAGAAGGCGATCAACGGCATCGAGAAGGAGCTCGCCGAGCGCCTCGCGGAGCTGGAGAAGCAGGGCAAGATGCTGGAGGCCCAGCGGCTGCGCATGCGCACGACGTACGACCTGGAGATGCTCCGCCAGATCGGCTCCTGCTCCGGCGTCGAGAACTACTCGATGCACTTCGACGACCGCGCCCCCGGCACCCCGCCGCACACCCTCCTCGACTACTTCCCGGACGACTTCCTGCTCGTCCTCGACGAGTCGCACGTCACGGTCCCGCAGATCGGCGCGATGTACGAGGGCGACGCCTCCCGCAAGCGCACCCTCGTGGACCACGGCTTCCGGCTGCCGTCCGCGCTCGACAACCGCCCGCTGAAGTGGGAGGAGTTCCAGCAGCGCATCGGCCAGACCGTCTACCTGTCGGCGACCCCGGGGGCGTACGAGCTCTCCCGCTCCGACGGCACGGTGGAGCAGATCATCCGCCCCACCGGCCTCGTCGACCCCGAAGTCGTCGTCAAGCCCACCGAGGGCCAGATCGACGACCTGGTGCACGAGATCCGGGGGCGTACCGAGAAGGACGAGCGCGTCCTGGTCACCACGCTCACCAAGAAGATGGCCGAGGATCTCACCGACTACTTCCTGGAACTGGGCATCCAGGTCCGGTATCTCCACAGCGACGTCGACACCCTGCGCCGCGTCGAGCTCCTGCGCGAGCTGCGCGCCGGTGAGTACGACGTCCTGGTCGGCATCAACCTCCTCCGGGAGGGCCTTGACCTGCCCGAGGTCTCCCTGGTGGCGATCCTCGACGCCGACAAGGAGGGCTTCCTGCGCTCCGGCACGTCCCTGATCCAGACGATCGGCCGCGCGGCGCGCAACGTCTCGGGACAGGTCCACATGTACGCCGACAAGATCACCCCGGCGATGGAGAAGGCCATCGAGGAGACCAACCGCCGCCGGGAGAAGCAGATCGCGTACAACAAGGAGAAGGGCATCGACCCGCAGCCCCTCCGCAAGAAGATCAACGACATCGTGTCGGCCATCGCGCGCGAAGAGGTCGACACCGAGCAACTCCTCGGCACCGACTACCGCAAGGCGAAGGACGGCAAGAACGCCAAGGCTCCGGTCCCCTCGCTCGGCACCGCGGGCGGCGCGACAGCCGCCAAGGGCGCGAAGGCCGCGGCAGCGGGGAAGGCCCCCAAGGGCAAGGCCGGGCAGACGGTGCCCACGGACCGCCCCGCCGCCGAACTCGCCGAGCAGATCGAGGAGATGACCGCGCGGATGCGCGCCGCCGCCGCGGACCTGCAGTTCGAGATCGCGGCACGGCTGCGCGACGAGGTGTCGGAGATGAAGAAGGAACTGCGGCAGATGAAGGAGGCAGGCCAGGCATAGCGCAGTGTTGCAACACCGACACAAAGTGCCCGGCAGGGTGCGGCGCGGTGGACAGGGCTGCATAGGGTGATGGGCACCGCCCGCAACGGGCGGTTGCCCAGGGCAGTTCGAGAAGGGGACAGCGCGTGACGGTCAACATGACCAAGGGCCAGGCCATCAGCCTGCAGAAGGACGACGGGGGCGCTCTGACGTCGGTGCGCATGGGACTGGGCTGGCAGGCGGCCCCGCGGCGCGGACTGTTCGGCACGCGCACGCGGGAGATCGACCTCGACGCGTCGGCCGTCCTGTTCGCCGACAAGCAGCCCGTCGACGTGGTGTTCTTCCGCCACCTCGTCAGCGACGACGGCTCCGTGCGCCACACCGGCGACAACCTGGTCGGCGGCGTCGGTCAGGGCGGCGACGACGAGGCCATCCTCGTCGACCTGCAGCGCGTCCCGGTCCACATCGACCAGATCGTCTTCACGGTGAACTCCTTCACCGGCCAGACCTTCCAGGAGGTGCAGAACGCGTTCTGCCGCCTGGTCGACGAGACCAACGGCCAGGAACTGGCCCGCTACACCCTCGACGGCGGCGGCCAGTACACCGCCCAGATCATGGCCAAGGTCAACCGCGCGGGCTCCGGCTGGCAGATGACGGCCCTCGGCAACCCCGCCAACGGCCGCACCTTCCAGGACCTGATGCCGGCGATCCTGCCGCACCTCTGAGCACGCACCTCTCTGAGCACGCACCACCGAGCACTGCCTGACCGAGCACCACCGTCCAGACGGCAGTCCGCACGCAGGCCCGGTGAGGGGGCCGACACCAAGGGGGAACGAACGCGATGACCGCCGAGCTGGTCAGGGGGCAGAACCACCCGGTTCCCAGCACCCGCCTAGAGATCCGGGTGTCGGCCGGAAAGCCGATCGTCGCCGGTGCCACCCTCTGCGACGACCACCGCAAGGTGCGCGGCACCTCCTGGGTCGCCCACCCCGGCGCCCCCACCCTGCCCGGCCTCGAAGTGTCCCGGCAGGCGGCCGCCGACCACCGTCTGGCCGTCGACCTGGGCGCGCTGCCGGACGGCGCGCACCAGGTCAACGTGCTGCTCGCGCTGCCCGTCGGCGTCGGGGGCCCGGTCGCCTTCGGCGCCGTCGCCGCGCCCTTCGTGGCCGTCACCGGACTCGACGGCACCGAGATCGCCAGCTACACGATCACGGATCTGTCCGCCGAGTCGGCCGTCGTCGCCCTGGAGCTGTATCGCAAGCAGGACATCTGGAAGGTCCGCGCCGTCGGCCAGGGCTACGCGGGCGGCCTCGCCGACATGCTCGCCGACCAGGGCCTGCCCGAGGCCCAGGAGCTGGCGACCGCCATCAACGACGCGGTGGCGCGCGGCCTCGCCCGCTCGGTGGCCGCGCCCCCGCCCCGTCCCGCGGACGAGACCCGCGTGCGCGCCGCGGCCCAGGGCCACACGAGCCCCGGACGACAGCCGTCCGCGCCCGCCCCGGGACCCGACGCCGCGCCCCAGCCCGTCACCCCCACGCCCGCGTCCGGCGACGGCGGCCGGCCCCCGCACCCCGTCGCCCCCGCGTCCGGCGACGCCGCCCCGCCCGCGCAGCCCGGCGACGGCGGCCCCGTGAACTACACCCACCCGCGCCGCCAGACCAGCGCGCCCCCGCCGCCCCCGCCCACCGCGCAGCCCGCCGCCCCCGGACAGCCCGCCCGCCCCGTCGCGGGCGACGCCACCGGCTGGTCCATGGAGGAGCGGCTCTACAACCAGGTGTGGGGCATGTTCGAGGATCTGGCCCGCTCCGCCGCGGCGTACCGCAGCGCGGTGGACTTCGCCGACTCCCGCATGGAGCGGGAGCTGGACGAGGTCCTCTCCGACCCGCGCAGCCGCATCGGTAACACCGGCGACGTCGCGCGGGAGGCCGCCCGCGCCCGCCACGGCGACCTCGTCGACCAGGCGCGGGCGGCCCTCGACCGGGACCTGGCCCAGCTCGCCGCCGAGGCTGAGGTCGTCGAGCCCGCCCTGCCGCCCGCGTTCGCCGACTGGTCGAGCCCGATCTGGCAGGGCTATCGCGTGCCCATGGAGATCCCCATGGCCCTGCGCCTCGGCGGCTTGCACCTGCCCGAGCGCCCCGACCTGCGCATCCCCATGCTGGTGCGGCTGCCCCTGGAGCGCGGCCTGTGGATCGACAGCGGCCGCTCCGGCGCGGACTCCCTCGCGGACGCCGACCAACTGCGCCGCCTCGCCCTGGACAGCGCCGTCGCGCACGCCGCGCGGCTGCTCGCCTCGTATCCGCCCGGCGCCTTCACCGTGCACGTCATCGACGCCGCGGGCAGCGGCACGAGCGCGTTCGCCCCGCTGGTGAACGCCGGGGTCCTGGACGAGCCGCCCGCGACCGGCGCCGCGGGCGCCGCCGCCGTGCTCACCCGCCTCACCCAGCGCGTGGACCTCGTCCAGATGGCGGTCCGCGGCGGCATGGCCGACGCCCTGCCGCAGGACCTGGACACCGGCGAGCACCTGCTGATCGTCAACGACTTCCCGCACGGCTTCGACGACCGCGCCGTGACCCGGCTGCGCTACCTCGCGGACGAGGGCCCCGCCGTCGGCGTGCACCTGATGATGGTCGCCGACCGCGAGGACGCCGCGGAGTACGGCCCGCTCCTCGACCCGCTGTGGCGGGCCCTGCTGCGCCTCACACCGGTGCCCGAGGACCACCTCGCGGACCCGTGGGTGGGTCACGCGTGGACGTTCGAGCCCTCGCTCGCCCCGCCCGGCAGCCAGGTCCTCAGCCACGTCCTCGACCGCGTGGGCGTGGCCCGCCGCACCGGGAGCCGCTGAGCCGCCATGTCGACCTGGAGACTGTCAGATGCCCAAGCACCCTCCTGAGCTGGCCATTTGGTGCTACTTTGCCTCTCCCTTTACCTAACCTTGGTCTTTCGCGTACCCTTCTCGGTGCGGAGGGGAGTACTCCCAGACGCGACGTGCCCGTCAATACGGACCGCCATCGGTCCCGGGGCGTCGGACCGGGGCGCACGGACAGCGCCCGGGTGGAAGAGACCTCCGGCAGCGACGACGCTGATCAGTAGCCGTACGACGCCGGAGGCGCAGTGGACGTTTCTATGACCCTGTGGGTGACGACCGTTCTCGGTCTGTGTGCCCTGATCGCGGTCGACTTCTTCATCGGGCGCAAGCCCCATGACGTGTCGATCAAGGAAGCCGGAATCTGGACGGTCGTCTGGATCGTCCTCGCGGTGATCTTCGGACTCGGCCTGCTGATCGCCGGCGAGAGCCAGGCGTCCGGCGAGTTCTTCGCGGGCTTCATCACCGAGAAGTCGCTCTCCGTCGACAACCTCTTCGTCTTCATCCTGATCATGGCGAAGTTCTCGGTGCCGACCCATCTCCAGCAGCGCGTGCTGCTGTTCGGTGTGCTGATCGCCCTGGTCCTGCGAGCGATCTTCATCGCCGCCGGCGCCGCGGTCATCGCCAACTTCTCCTGGGTCTTCTACATCTTCGGCGCGTTCCTGATCTACACCGCCTGGAAGCTCATCCAGGAGGCGCGGGCCGACGAGGAGGAAGAGGACTGGGAGGAGAACCGTCTCCTGAAGTCCATCGAGAAGAAGTTCGGCGTCTCCGACCGGTACGAGGGCACGAAGCTCTTCGTCCGGAAGAACGGCAAGAAGATCATGACGCCCCTCATGGTCGTCATGCTCGCCATCGGCACCACCGACGTGCTGTTCGCCATGGACTCCATCCCGGCGATCTTCGGCCTCACCCAGGACCCGTACATCGTCTTCACCGCCAACGCCTTCGCCCTGATGGGTCTGCGGCAGCTGTACTTCCTCATCGGCGGACTGCTCAGGAAGCTGGTCCACCTGAGCTACGGCCTGTCGGTGATCCTCGGCTTCATCGGCGTGAAGCTCGTCCTGCACGCCCTGCACGAGAACGGCGTGCACGTCCCCGAGATCTCCATCCCGGTCTCGCTCGGCGTCATCTGCGGTGTCCTCATCATCACGACGATCACCAGCCTCATGGCCTCCAAGAAGCAGGCGGAGCGCGAGGCGGCCGAGGCCGGCAGCGACGGCCCGTCCGGCAAGGACGACGTCCAGAAGGACAGCGTCGAGGCGTGACGGCGACGTGAACACGCGCTACGCGGAGTCGACTCGAAGGCGCCGCCGGTGACAACCGGCGCGGACCGGCGGGTACCGGCTGTGTGAGCACCACCCCGGAAGCGGTGCACGGTCGTCGACCGTGCACCGCTTCCGCATGAAAGGAACCTATGAAGTCGCGGCCCTCCCGTGAGCGGGGCAGCATCGAAAACATGATCCTTGAGCTCCGGGCCCTCGCCGCACGGTGGACCACCGCCGTGCCCGTGCTCGGAATCGTTCTCCTCGCCCTCACCTGGGGGCGCGACCTGCCGGGCGCGGTCGTCGCCCTGGTGACGGCGGTACTCGCCGGGGCGGTGCTCGCCGCGGTCCACCACGCCGAGGTCATCGCGCACCGCGTCGGCGAACCCTTCGGCTCCCTCGTCCTGGCCGTCGCGGTCACCATCATCGAGGTCGCCCTCATCGTCACCCTCATGGCCGACGGCGGCGACAAGAGCTCCACGCTGGCCCGCGACACGGTCTTCGCCGCCGTGATGATCACCTGCAACGGCATACTCGGCCTCTGCCTGCTGACCGGCGCCCTGCGCCACCGCGTCGCCGTCTTCAACTCCGAGGGCACCGGCGCCGCGCTCGCGACCGTCGCCACCCTGGCCACGCTCAGCCTGGTCCTGCCGACCTTCACGACCTCCAAGCCGGGACCGGAGTTCTCCACGGCGCAGCTCACGTTCGCCGCCCTGTCGTCCATCGTCCTGTACGGCCTGTTCGTCGCCACGCAGACCGTCCGGCACCGCGACTACTTCCTGCCGGTCACCAAGGAGGGCGAGGTCGTCGACGAGGACGTCCACGCCGAGGGCCCCTCCGCCCGCACCGCACTGATCAGCCTCGGTCTGCTCGCGCTCGCCCTCATCGGGGTCGTCGGGCTCGCCAAGGGAGTGTCGCCCACCATCGAGTCGGGCGTCGAGTCGGCCGGTCTGCCGCACGCCGTCGTCGGCGTGATCATCGCGCTGCTCGTGCTGCTCCCGGAGACCATCGCGGCCGTGCGCGCGGCCCGCCGCAACCGCGTCCAGACCAGCCTGAACCTGGCTCTGGGCTCGGCGATGGCCAGCATCGGCCTGACCATCCCCGCCGTCGCCATCGCCTCCGTGTGGCTGTCCGGGCCGCTCGTGCTCGGCCTCAGCTCGACCCACATGGTGCTGCTCGTGCTCACCGTCCTCGTCGGCACCCTCACGGTCGTGCCCGGCCGCGCCACGCCCCTCCAGGGCGGCGTGCACCTGGTGCTGTTCGCGGCGTACCTGGAGCTCGCGGTCAATCCCTGACACGCGGGAGCGGCCGGCGCCGGTCCGGGGGTCACCCCGTGACCGGCACCGCCGCCTCCTGCCGCACGGGCCGCGTCTCCGGAAGCAGCGCGAAGCACCCGAGGCTGAACACCGCCACGGCCGTCAGATACGCGGCCACACCCCAGGGCGTGCCCTCGCCCCGCGCCGCCGCGGTCGCCACCATCGGCGTGAGCGCCCCACCGAGGACACCGGCAAGGTTGTAACCCACCGCCGCCCCCGTGCAGCGCACCCGCGGCTCGTACAGCTCCGGCAGATACGCGGCGACCACGGAGAACATCGCGACGAACGCGATCAGCGCCACCAGGAAGCCCAGGAAAATCAGGAACGGCTCACCCGTGGCCAGCAGGGCGACCATCGGGAACATCCACAGGGCGACCCCCGCGCACCCCACCAGGCACATCGGCCGCCGCCCGTACCGGTCGCCCAGGGAAGCCGCCACGGGCGTCAGGGCGCCCTTGACGACGACGGCGGCCATGATGCACGCCAGCATGACGGTACGGCTCACACCGAGGCGCTCCACGCCGTAGGAGAGCGACCACGTCGTGACGGCGTAGAACACCGCGTACCCCACGGCAAGGGCGCCCGCCGTGAGCAGCACGAGCCGCCAGTGCCCGCGCGCCACCTCGACGAGCGGTACGCGCGCGTGCTCACGCACCTGGAGGAAGTCCGGGCTCTCCACCAGCGAGGCGCGCAGCGCGATCCCCGCCAGCGCGAGCACCCCCGCTCCCCAGAACGGAATCCGCCACCCCCAGGAGGCGAACTGCGCCTCCGTGAGGGTCGCGGACAGCGCCAGCGTCACGCCGTTGGCCAACAGGAACCCGATCGCGGGCCCGACCTGCGGGAAGCTCGCCCACAGCGCGCGCCGCTCGGGCGGCGCGTGCTCGGCGGTCAGCAGCACCGCCCCGCCCCACTCCCCGCCGAGCCCCACACCCTGCACGAAACGCAGCACGAGCAACAGCACCGGGGCGGCCACGCCGATCGTCCCGTACGTCGGCACGCAGCCCACGGCGACGGTGGCAACGCCCGTCAGGAGCAGCGAGATCACCAGGACGGGCCGTCGCCCGCGCCGGTCGCCGAGGTGCCCGAAGAGCACGGAGCCGAGCGGCCGGGCGACGAAGCCCACTCCGAATGTCGCGAACGCCGCGAGAGTTCCCGCCAGCGGGGAGAACGTCGGAAAGAACAGCGGCCCGAGGACCAGGGCCGCCGCGGTGCCGTAGATGAAGAAGTCGTAGAACTCGATGGCCGTCCCGGCGAGCGACGCGGCGGCGAGCCGGGGCAGAGAAGGAGGCGTGGGCTGGGCTGTGGGCTGGGATTCTGACGGAGAGTGACTGTTGCGCACGGTGCGTCAACTACCCGGTGTGACGGGCGGTTACGGGGGCTCGCGGGAGTCCGGGGGCGCGCCGCAACGCCCGGTGGCGCGCCCCGCCCGCGGGTGTCGGCGTGCCCCACTCAGTACGTGACCGTGATCCGCCGCTCGTCCCCGTCCACCCGTACCGTGCCGCCGTAGGGGATCACGTACTGGGGATCCGTGTGCCCGAGGTCCACGTCGAAGACGGCCATGGTGGCGGGAGCGTACGCCGAGAGCGCTTCGAGTACGGCCTCGCGCTGCTCCCGTGCGTAGCGGGCCCGCTCCTCGGGGCCGTGGGGCCGGTCGAAGCTCCAGCGCTTGGCGCGGCCCATGAGCAGCGCGGCGAAACGCGCGAGGAGCCCGCGCTCGCCCATGGCACGCAGGATCCGGAACACCTCGGTGGGGGAGGGGAGTTCCTCCGTCGTCTCCAGGAACAGGACGTGCCCGTCGTACGCGGCCGGGTCGGCGACCTCGCGGTCGGCCATCATGAGCCCGGACAGGACCTCCAGGCAGCCGCCCCAGGAGCGCCCCTCCACGACCCGCTCGGCGCCCTCCGGCAGATGCCAGCTCCAGCCCTCGCCCGGCTCCGTCGGCGGCTCGGCGGCGAGGGCCGCCGGGTCGTCCCAAGGGACGTCGACGTCACGGAAGCGCTCGGCGGGACGCAGTTCGTGGCGGCCGGCGGTGAACAGGGCCGCGCGCAGTGAGTCCGCCGTCGGGGCGGCCATGGCTCCCGGCCGCCCCAGTTCGCACATCACCGACGCCCCGTGGAAGCTGACGATGCCGGCCTGCCACAGGAACGCGTGCAGGTTGGTGTTGTCGCTGAACCCGAAGAACGGCTTGGGGTGCGCCCGGATCAACTCCCGGTCCAGGAACGGCAGCACGGTGATCTGGTCGTCGCCGCCGATGCTCGCCATGACGGCCTTGATCTGCGGATCGGCGAACGCGGCGTGCAGGTCCTCGGCACGCTCCCGCGCCGAGGCGCCCATCCTGCGCGTCGTCGGATACTCCACCGGCTCCAGGAGGAAGTCCGTCCGCAGCCGCCGCAGGCCCAGCTCGTAGGGCAGCGGGAAGAGCTCCGGCAGCCCGGCGGCGGGCGACACGACGGCGATGCGGTCGCCCGGGACGGGCTTTGGCGGATAGAGCGGCGGGTGCGGGCGGCCTGGCGGTGTCATGCCGGGCAGCGTACGGCCCGACTCGCGGCGTCCGCACCGTGATAAACCGGCAGTGAGCAGCAGTCCGACGCACGGAGGTCCCTGTGCCCCACACCCTCGCCACCGCCCCGGTCCTGATCCTGAACGGCCCCAACCTGAACCTCCTGGGCCGTCGCCAGCCGGAGATCTACGGCACCGACACGCTCGCGGACGTCGAGGCGATGTGCGCCAAGGCGGCCGCGGCGCACGGCGGGACGGTCGACCTGCGGCAGTCCAACCACGAGGGCGAGCTGGTCGACTGGATCCACGAGGCGCGCGAGCACCACGCGGGCATCGTCATCAACCCGGCCGCGTACTCGCACACGTCGATCGCCATCCTGGACGCGCTCAACACGTGCGACGGCATGCCGGTCGTGGAGGTGCACATCTCCAACATCCACCAGCGGGAGTCGTTCCGGCACCACTCGTACGTCTCGCAGCGCGCCGACGGCGTCATCGCGGGCTGCGGTGTGCAGGGGTACGTGTTCGGGGTGGAGCGGGTGGCGGCGCTGCTGGGGCGGGCCTAGGCCCGCCCCGGCGGGGGTCACCAGCCGCGTGCGCGCCACTCCGCGAGGTGCGGACGCTCGGCGCCCAGCGTGGTGTCCTTGCCGTGGCCGGGGTAGACCCAGGTCTCGTCGGGGAGCGTGCCGAAGATCTTCGTCTCGACGTCATCGATGAGGCTCGCGAACCGCTCCGGGTCCTTCCACGTGTTGCCGACGCCCCCGGGGAAGAGGCAGTCGCCGGTGAAGACGTGCGGGTGGCCGTGCGGGTCGTCGTAGATGAGGGCGATCGAGCCGGGCGTGTGGCCCACGAGGTGCCGGGCGGTGAGCGAGATCCGGCCGAACGTGATGGTGTCGCCGTCGTCCACGAGGACGTCGGTCGGCGTCGGGATGCCCTCGGCGTCCTCGCGGCCCGCGTACGTGCGCGCGCCCGTCGCCGCGACGACCTCCGCGAGGGCCTGCCAGTGGTCGCCGTGCTGGTGGGTGGTGACGACGGCGCAGACGCCGTCGTCACCGATGAGCCGCAGCACCGTCTGGGGCTCGTTGGCCGCGTCGATCAGGAGCTGCTCGTCGGTGGCCCGGCAGCGCAGCAGATAGGCGTTGTTGTCCATCGGGCCGACCGCGACCTTCGAGATCATCAGGTCCTGCAGCTCGTGCACGTCCGCGGGCCCGCCGACCTTCACCACTCCGCTGTACGTCATGCGACTCAGCCTATAGCGGGGGCAGGGCGGGGAGGGAGCCGCCGGCCACGGTCAGTCCGGTGCCGTCGCGACGCCCGGCGAGCCAGCCCAGGAGGTCCGCCCGACGGCCGCTGACGGTGACGTCGACGGCCCGCTCGCGGCCCTCCTCGATCTGCTCCGGGGTGACGCCCTCGACGGCGCCCGTGGCGAGCACGCGGCCGTCGTCCTGCCGGATGGCCA from Streptomyces flavofungini includes:
- a CDS encoding glycerophosphodiester phosphodiesterase → MHARAAAATTAALLGAGALVLPSTASAQAPADTAVAASSAAHRNPTVVAHRGASAYAPENTLAAIDKAARMGFRWVENDVQRTKDGVLVIVHDDNLKRTTNVEEVFPDRSPWKVKDFTAAEIAKLDAGSWFGEKYKGARVPTLTQYMNRVSRNHQSLVLEIKKPELYPGIERDTLRVLRKTGWLDRHHVKNKLVVQSFSADSIKKVHAQRPDIKTGFLGTPATADLPAYAKFADQINSTHTSISADYVSAIHRLKGVHGKRLEIFTWTVDEAAAARRVAGFGVDGIITNKPDVVRRAIND
- a CDS encoding MHYT domain-containing protein, with protein sequence MEGTVDGFSYGFVTPVVAYLMACLGGALGLRCTTRSLLVAHSWRPGWLALGSAAIGSGIWTMHFIAMMGFSVEGTPIRYDRATTFASLAVAIVMVGVGIFIVGYRGASGAALFTGGTITGLGIASMHYLGMAGMRLGGRLQYNTLTVAASVVIAVVAAIAALWAAGQVRGFLWSLGASLVMGLAVSGMHYTGMAAVTVHLHGRSTAPPGDSSPEILAPLMVGPLAFLLLAGVIVMFDPLMMLGKADLKAAAARPGTASYPVPRSGDRQFGGHVSRRPAPRPSRRIRRRTGARTPQKW
- the uvrB gene encoding excinuclease ABC subunit UvrB, producing MRPVSKIERTVAPFEVVSPYQPSGDQPTAIADLEKRIRAGEKDVVLLGATGTGKSATTAWMIEKLQRPTLVMAPNKTLAAQLANEFRELLPNNAVEYFVSYYDYYQPEAYVPQSDTYIEKDSSINEEVERLRHSATNSLLTRRDVIVVASVSCIYGLGTPQEYVDRMVPLKVGDEIDRDQLLRRFVDIQYTRNDLAFTRGTFRVRGDTIEIFPVYEELAVRIEMFGDEIEALSTLHPLTGEVISDDDHLYVFPASHYVAGPERMEKAINGIEKELAERLAELEKQGKMLEAQRLRMRTTYDLEMLRQIGSCSGVENYSMHFDDRAPGTPPHTLLDYFPDDFLLVLDESHVTVPQIGAMYEGDASRKRTLVDHGFRLPSALDNRPLKWEEFQQRIGQTVYLSATPGAYELSRSDGTVEQIIRPTGLVDPEVVVKPTEGQIDDLVHEIRGRTEKDERVLVTTLTKKMAEDLTDYFLELGIQVRYLHSDVDTLRRVELLRELRAGEYDVLVGINLLREGLDLPEVSLVAILDADKEGFLRSGTSLIQTIGRAARNVSGQVHMYADKITPAMEKAIEETNRRREKQIAYNKEKGIDPQPLRKKINDIVSAIAREEVDTEQLLGTDYRKAKDGKNAKAPVPSLGTAGGATAAKGAKAAAAGKAPKGKAGQTVPTDRPAAELAEQIEEMTARMRAAAADLQFEIAARLRDEVSEMKKELRQMKEAGQA
- a CDS encoding TerD family protein; this encodes MTVNMTKGQAISLQKDDGGALTSVRMGLGWQAAPRRGLFGTRTREIDLDASAVLFADKQPVDVVFFRHLVSDDGSVRHTGDNLVGGVGQGGDDEAILVDLQRVPVHIDQIVFTVNSFTGQTFQEVQNAFCRLVDETNGQELARYTLDGGGQYTAQIMAKVNRAGSGWQMTALGNPANGRTFQDLMPAILPHL
- a CDS encoding TerD family protein encodes the protein MTAELVRGQNHPVPSTRLEIRVSAGKPIVAGATLCDDHRKVRGTSWVAHPGAPTLPGLEVSRQAAADHRLAVDLGALPDGAHQVNVLLALPVGVGGPVAFGAVAAPFVAVTGLDGTEIASYTITDLSAESAVVALELYRKQDIWKVRAVGQGYAGGLADMLADQGLPEAQELATAINDAVARGLARSVAAPPPRPADETRVRAAAQGHTSPGRQPSAPAPGPDAAPQPVTPTPASGDGGRPPHPVAPASGDAAPPAQPGDGGPVNYTHPRRQTSAPPPPPPTAQPAAPGQPARPVAGDATGWSMEERLYNQVWGMFEDLARSAAAYRSAVDFADSRMERELDEVLSDPRSRIGNTGDVAREAARARHGDLVDQARAALDRDLAQLAAEAEVVEPALPPAFADWSSPIWQGYRVPMEIPMALRLGGLHLPERPDLRIPMLVRLPLERGLWIDSGRSGADSLADADQLRRLALDSAVAHAARLLASYPPGAFTVHVIDAAGSGTSAFAPLVNAGVLDEPPATGAAGAAAVLTRLTQRVDLVQMAVRGGMADALPQDLDTGEHLLIVNDFPHGFDDRAVTRLRYLADEGPAVGVHLMMVADREDAAEYGPLLDPLWRALLRLTPVPEDHLADPWVGHAWTFEPSLAPPGSQVLSHVLDRVGVARRTGSR